In the genome of Ignavibacteriales bacterium, one region contains:
- the purD gene encoding phosphoribosylamine--glycine ligase gives MNVLLIGSGGREHALAIKICESKSLTKLICSPGNPGISKLAEIPLLNISNSSEVINFCNANKIDLVVIGSEKPLADGLANVLRQNKINVFGPDAEAAAIESEKSFAKNLMIKYKIPTASFAEFDNSQINEAKSHLKKLSYPLVIKADGLAAGKGVIICHNQRQAIEAVNEMLVNKSFGEAGNKIIIEEFMDGEEASIFAITDGKDFVCLPAAQDHKRIGDNDTGKNTGGMGAYAPAPLITDELQTSIEKLIIEPTINALMDEGKPFVGCLYAGLMITPDGPKVVEFNCRFGDPETQAVLPLLQGDFLELLYTAGCGRINTQSISYNGGSSVCVVLASGGYPDEYKSGFEISGLGALPENIIAYHAGTKLSEGKIVTAGGRVLGITSVISNNDLMSAKQLAYNAISQINFEGMYFRKDISDKAINR, from the coding sequence ATGAACGTATTACTTATTGGGTCCGGCGGTCGTGAACATGCATTAGCAATAAAAATCTGTGAGAGCAAATCACTTACAAAATTAATTTGCTCACCCGGGAATCCTGGGATTTCCAAACTTGCAGAAATCCCTTTATTAAATATCTCCAACTCATCAGAAGTAATAAATTTTTGTAATGCAAACAAAATAGATCTGGTTGTAATAGGATCTGAAAAGCCGTTAGCAGATGGATTGGCAAACGTCTTAAGGCAAAATAAAATTAATGTATTTGGTCCTGATGCTGAAGCTGCAGCAATCGAATCTGAAAAATCTTTTGCCAAAAATCTGATGATCAAGTATAAAATTCCTACAGCATCTTTCGCTGAGTTTGACAATAGTCAGATTAATGAAGCAAAATCTCATTTAAAGAAATTGAGTTATCCATTAGTTATCAAGGCGGATGGGCTTGCAGCAGGCAAGGGAGTAATAATTTGTCACAATCAACGTCAGGCGATTGAAGCGGTTAATGAAATGCTTGTCAATAAATCATTTGGAGAAGCAGGCAATAAAATTATCATTGAAGAATTTATGGATGGCGAGGAAGCTTCAATCTTTGCTATAACTGATGGGAAAGATTTTGTATGTCTGCCGGCAGCACAGGATCATAAAAGAATTGGTGATAATGATACCGGAAAAAACACCGGCGGGATGGGTGCATATGCACCTGCGCCGTTGATCACAGATGAATTACAAACATCGATTGAAAAATTAATTATCGAACCGACCATAAATGCTTTAATGGATGAAGGCAAACCGTTTGTCGGTTGTTTGTACGCCGGATTGATGATTACTCCGGATGGACCGAAGGTAGTTGAATTCAACTGCAGGTTTGGTGATCCTGAAACACAGGCTGTACTACCGCTTTTACAGGGAGACTTTTTAGAACTACTTTACACTGCAGGTTGCGGTAGAATTAATACGCAGAGTATCAGTTATAATGGTGGTTCATCTGTTTGTGTTGTACTTGCTTCAGGGGGTTATCCGGATGAATATAAATCAGGTTTTGAAATATCAGGATTAGGTGCACTTCCTGAAAATATTATTGCTTATCACGCAGGTACAAAATTAAGCGAAGGAAAAATTGTCACTGCCGGGGGCAGAGTATTAGGAATAACTTCGGTGATTTCAAATAATGATTTAATGTCTGCGAAACAACTTGCTTATAATGCCATCTCACAGATTAACTTCGAAGGAATGTACTTTAGAAAAGATATTTCGGATAAAGCAATCAATCGGTAG
- a CDS encoding DoxX family membrane protein: MQKLFSNKYLLLVLRLITGFVFIYAGLEKALEPSGFANSIVNYKLLPDFTINFIAITLPWIELAAGLLLIFGVSVKENSMIISTLLVLFIIMIAISLLRGLNIDCGCFGTAGGSRVGIIKIVENLILLAISGHLTKYDSEFLSLRN, from the coding sequence ATGCAGAAACTTTTTTCAAATAAATATTTGTTACTTGTCCTACGATTGATAACAGGTTTCGTTTTTATCTATGCCGGTTTGGAAAAAGCATTGGAACCTTCAGGGTTCGCAAATTCAATAGTCAACTATAAATTGCTTCCGGACTTTACTATAAATTTTATTGCTATCACTTTACCATGGATTGAACTAGCCGCAGGATTGCTGCTGATTTTCGGAGTATCGGTAAAAGAAAACTCAATGATAATAAGTACACTGCTTGTGCTTTTTATTATTATGATAGCCATTAGTTTGCTGCGTGGATTAAATATTGACTGCGGGTGTTTCGGAACTGCCGGGGGTTCAAGGGTTGGAATTATAAAAATTGTTGAGAACCTGATACTCCTTGCGATTTCAGGTCATCTTACAAAGTATGACTCTGAGTTTTTATCACTTAGAAATTGA